CTTTAAAAACTCAACATGTGTTTAAAAGATGTACTGTAGATGTAGAAATACATGTTTAAAATGGACCCTTCAAGTAAACTGTAAAGTTACCATCACTGTACAAATTCAGGGACTTCTGGCAGTGGAGCTCCCCTCACTGGTGACTAGGGGCACAAGTCAACGAAACTATACGCTCTATACAGTATGTTCTGTATTAAAAGCTTATTAAAAGACTATGGAAGctacagaaacaataaaaatgttgcaGATAGTTAATTGCTGAGCAAATCATCTTCTTAAAACATTAAGATCCATCATGTAATTTAGAGATATCAGGAATGACTGATTACAACAGTTTCTGTCAGACATGGCTGCAGCACCGCATGGCTAGTTTCATCTAGATGAACAATAGtacatttaataataatacatttccACTTTACGCTACAAATACATAACACAAGAGAGCAGAACTACAGTTAGTGACGCTGGAATAAGGTGGGAACACTAACCTGTTCTTCCTAATTTGTCATCAgtacattaatgcagcatttacAACCATATATTTGCTGTATTGACGTAATTTAGTAACACACTGAACATCACAGTTTAACCAGCAACAGACTGTACAGAGGCCAGTAATATGAGCAAAGTCACATAGTTGAGTGAGGTCAGCAAAGAAAGCCCAATCAacataaaatgtgattaatgaAAGTTAATACAAATATGTAGTAAATTTGATAGCGACATATCTGTTTAGTAGTGCATTGTGGTACAGCTGTGTGCGACAGGAGTAAACGCATGAGTGAGTTAAACAGGCTAAGAACAGCGCAACATCGCATAATAATGTAGGGAAAccaaataatgtccacatcctGTGTCCTCCCTCCCCTGTCCTCCCTGGCCTCGCCTCTTTTTGGAGACTATCTGTCTGTTGCCTTCTTCTTTTTGAtgctctctctgctgtctgcttGTAGGGAGGCTGGGTTGGGTCCGGATTCCCCCACACTGCCTGTAGTTTTGCTTGGCTCCGCTGTCATCTCCGCTAAAGCTTGTTTCCTCTCATATTGTTTTGACAGGCCGGGTTTCCACCGGGAGTCATCAATATTTTGCCAGGATTCGGGCCAACAGCAGGAGCTGCAATTGCTTCGCACATGGGCATAGACAAAGTGGCTTTCACAGGATCAACCGAGGTACTTTTCTCGCTGCGATCAGCAGCTGCCTACtgcttttcagctttttgttaTTGAACACAAGTGACACAGTGACCAACATGTGCAGAGCATAAGAGCAGGCTGGGTAATTAGGGGGATGTTGTGTGCCTGTATTGAAGTCTAAATGACAAACAAATGGGGTCTTACATAAGCTGCATACCCTGTCATTACTCCCCATGACAGGACTCTGATTTTatctcacacacatgcacatatttgTGTTGTCAAAAGCATACAAACACGTCTCTCTGAAAACACTGCCGCTCCTCTGTTTCCCATCAGCTGTCTCTGCCGTATTACAGCAACACCGCAGCTTTTTCATTTAACTTACTATCAGAACTCACACAGGATAAACCTGTGTGGCTTTGCAGAGCAGGGGAGCAGTTGATGGGAAGCTAAAGGACAAACCATGTTAGGTGTTGTGATCTGAATGAAGGCTGGAAGGAGCGGCCTGAGCGACAGCAGACCTCCTTTCtgcacatcatctgcaaacatctgtCATTTCTCCTTGACTAACCCCTCTGTTAAAACCATTTACAGGAGTGTGAGAGCagaatttatattttgatgtgtaTTTCACGTTATGCTTGGAGAATGAGCCAGGATTATGTAattcctgtttctgtttctagTGTGGATGTCTTTTTATCGTTTCCAGCATTTACTGAAACATGCAAATTCAGAAACACAagctaaaatataaacataaaactgTCTCTATTACATCACCTAAAGTTTCTCAAATGCACATCCAAGTTAATTAAAGCTACTCCTGTTTTATATAAAGTTAACTCATATACTGTAGGTGAAATCTTGACTTATTCATCACTGGGAAACACCTTTAGCATTCTGTCTCTAGACGCACCTTGTAACACAAACATCTTCCTTCTTTTATCATCTCGTCCCAATTGAATATTTCCTTTGTGAGTGgcccatttcttttttttttttttttttgctagtttTCCTGTTGTTTCATGTGTTCTGGAGTCAATTACTGAGAGAATGAGCCAGTGTTGTCAGAGCCTGCTGATGCCCAGACAGTGAGTCACCGCGCTGTAGTAGCAGCGGTCGGTGATACTCGCAACCAAAGCATCTCCTTACGGTGATGGAAGGTGGTGGAGGAGATGCAGGTGGATTTTAGGACCACAACTCATCCTCCTCTTGACTCACACGTTTGTGACTCCACACGGAGGAGTCGAGCAGCCCAGCGTGTTTCCTTTACCCTTGAATAAACACACGCAAGCCTCCCCTTAGTCAGCCACTTTGTGTTTCTGatcaaagacagacaaaacacaccAGAAACAACCAAGCCAAGTATTGTGTTGCCTTTGTACAGCCTCAGTACCAGTCACAGCTCTGCAGTTGATCCACTTCTAATCTTTTTCgttttatttatacatattAGTAACTAGAGTGAAACAGATACCAGACATGATAGTGAGGGAAGATGAGTCTTTTCCATGTTGGAggtgggggattttttttattttattttcttagtCGGCCTCTCAGACTGAGGGTATTTTTCCACTTTATCTTGTCAGTTCTCTTGGAAAATAAAACAGGCGGTATGAGTAAGAGGAAGATGAATACTTGTTTGGGGTGTAGGATTGTGAGGGAGGTGTGGGGGGGTTTTCAGGCCTGTTATCTTGGTGAGTAATGCAATGTTCAGGACAGTGAGAAGAATAGCATAAAATCAGTTTCCTTTTACATTCAAGGCCTAAAATCATGTTGCTCTAAGCCGCCAGTGGGTGAAGGGTTTGTGcagttgttgttctttttcaaCGCCTAAACAATATTCATCACCTGATGTTGTATCCTAACTGTTACCTGtcagatttctttctttttttcttccttgtgagggcttaaccctcctgttgtcttcatttatgggcaccaaaaaatgttttttcctggtctgaaaaaatccaaaaattcagcaaaataattccccaaaattctgaaaagttacaaaaccttcaggaagaaaattccaataattccttaaaagtttaaaagtgttatttaaaaaaaaaaaaaatcctccaaatttggtaagaaaattcttgaaaatattttttaaatgagtaaaaatcttcaaaaaaatcctaaaaatatctaacgtggttacatatatatcagtaaaaacttctaatcttttcttaaagaacattcacaaaaaaatcaatcaaaatccaacagattttgctggattttggttgattccaaaaaaaagagtaaaaatatctaaagtgattacatgtgtatcagtaaaacttcgaatttcgctggattttggttgatttgtttttgtgaatgtgcttaaagattttttttttcccaccaaaaaatgttcaaaaagtttcccaaaatgttgaaaatgtggacatcagaagtttcactgtgaaaatatttttttcccccacattttcaaactttaaaagggacaagttttgacccgcaggccaacacgagggttaaatgagAAGCTTCATACAACCGTCATGTCTGTGCAGCCACTTAGCTTAGCGTTAAGACTGGAAACATTTGGAAACACTTAGCCAGGCTCTGTGCAAAGTTAACAAAACCCACCTCTCAGCTGTTTATTACTCTGATATTGTATGCATTGtgcaaatcattttaaaaatcaagtgtgtgtgttatttttaagTGTCACTTAAAACAACGACACATAAGTAAGTTAACCAGGATCAGAACAACGCAGCATCACATGGTAAAGTAGTTAAACAAATGTCCACATACTGTTTCCTCCCTGTCCTCCCAGGCCTCACCTCTTTTTGGAGACTATCTGTCTGTTGCCATGTGGGTTTTATAtggattaaacaaacaagatgcaaaatgctAATTGTGAGCTTTAGGGCTCATTGTCCCTGTTTCCAGTcgttatgctaagctaagcgaATGTCTGTTGTAGTTTTAGTTCTTTCTATCTTTTGGCAAGAAAGAAAATTTTCGAAAATGTTTAATTAGCAAcctttggggggggggggtttcatacctacaaaaaataatttatactTTACATCAAAACTATTCCCATTGTGCAAACTCCAAGTATGTATCTTGTCCCTGATTTAAGGCAATTCCTGGTTTCCGTTAATTTCTGTATGTAATAAAACCTTTTGTTGACTCTTAAAACAGGCTCGAGCTGTATAGACATAAAGTCTGTGTTAGATTTAGTTTGAATCTGCTTCTAAACTGTATTCCTCCACAACAATGGCTtgcaatgcaacaaaaatcaatGCAGACATGATATAcactgacaataaaaacaaggttCAAGTGAAAATTATGTTTGAAAATGATCTCAGTGTATTACTACATGATTTTTACCACTAAAACTAAAATATGGCGCCTTAAGATGAATTACATCTGGGATTCTCTTATGCAGTAAATTTTCCCAAATATCTTTTAAAAGAATGTTGTTCCTAAATGAATTATTTATTGTTCCTCATTTTGGTTATATGATATCATCTCTTTGATAAGGAGTAAAATGGAAATAGGGACAATAGGACGATAAGGAAAACCCCCAGCAAATCCCTTGTCGTCTTCCATATCGACACACTGGACCGTTTCATACCAAAAAGCTGTGTGTTAGATCACAGGACACCACCCACACACCTTGTGGTTGCCTCTTCCTGCCCTTCTCTACGTATCAGATGCTGTTCCTGGCTgaaacatcattttgttttcctgtcaCTGTCTCCAAAAACCTGTAATAGATATtcattctgtgtgtttgcagaaCTCATGTTTCAGCTGGCCTGCCGGTGCATTCCTTGTTTGGAGCTAACCGACCTCTTTAAGATATTTAATGGCTGCAGCTGATTTACTGATCTGGCTTCAGGCCTGTATCTCTATGAGTAAACCTCAGACGTGTTTCCTCTGCCAGGTCGGCAAGCTGATCCAGGAGGCAGCTGGGAAGAGTAACCTGAAGAGAGTGACGCTGGAGCTGGGAGGGAAGAACCCCAACATCATATTTGCAGATGCTGATTGTGAGTTTTCAGGAAATGTTTTATTCAATGCTTCGTCTATTTGTTATCCTCGCTAGGTGGTCggtcaccatcaccaccatcaggCCCTTTAAAGCGTGGATTAAAACACTCACAGACTGAGAATCTTAAAATGCCCAAAAGCTTAGCAGTGCTATGAAAACCTCTGGATGGATGGGTTTCATATAAATTCTAAGTGGCTCACCAAACTGGGGGTGCCGACGCTTTCAAATGCTTTCAACAGCCGTGAGAGGGGCTCACCGAGGCCTGTAAATCAGGAGAATGGACCCTGACTCAGTCGGGTGCTTCAGCCGAGACCCATAAATCACAGGGGTCCGTTAACCCTTTGTGTGCAACAGCAGGATCCTGTCTCTCAGGTGTCAGGTATCAGATTTGTACAGAAAAGCTCCAATAACCCGACTCACATAACCTTTTCTGACCAGATGAAGTTTTCATAAGCACATGAGATAATTCAGCTTATGTTGAGACTGAGTTCTTTTATTGAATTATTGGCCTCATGGTTATAGAATAATTGTTTTTGACTAACTCATATCTTGTTTTTCCCAGTGGATCTGGCTGTAGAACAGGCCCACCAGGGTGTGTTTTTCAACGCCGGCCAGTGCTGCACAGCAGGATCTCGCATCTACGTAGAGGAGCCCTTATATGACGAGTTTGTCCGGAGGAGCGTGGAGAGAGCCAAGAGGAGGATAGTCGGCAGTCCCTTCGACCCCACGACTGAACAGGGTCCACAGGTGAGGAGaacaacttttgtttttcatcccCTGCTGGGTCTCCTCTTTTCTTTCGCTGTTACTTTGctggtgtttctgttttctctgagcCTCTGTGCGATGTTCGTCCTCCACAGATCAGCCGTGAGCAGCAGAATCGTGTGCTGGAGTTCATCCAGAGTGGCATCAGCGAAGGAGCCAAGTTGGAGTGTGGAGGCAAAGCTCTGGGCCTGAAAGGGTTCTTCATCGAGCCCACCGTCTTCTCCAGTGTGAGGGATGACATGCGCATCGCCCGAGAGGAGGTATAGTGATAAAGACCAGGAAGTTTGATATCTGCAGCACGATTTATGCATGTACACCTTTGTGAAAGATCGTAGCGTAGATTGTTATCTGACTGTTGGTCGCAGCTGAGTcacagattttgttgtttttaaacagtGTGGTGCTAAAggtttatttttgattattttacagtGAGACCTGCAGAGTAAAACATTTTTAGGtgtagtaaaaatacagatttttgattatttttatttattttttttacattttttgcagttgGTCAGTTCTGTGCTTTTACTAGATACTATATTTTACATTAGTTACTGATGGAAACTAGCTTACCAGCTAACTCAGGTGCATTTacatttgttaaaatgttgattaatgtACATTGTAGCtttcttaaaaataaagattaaagactAGATATTATATGTGGTTTAACAAAAGCAGTGAAGTGATTGTTTAAGTTAAAGTGCGAAATGCTCCATTTAAGTTCTGCATTCACAAGTCTGAGTTATTAAGTTTGAttatagatagacagacagacagacagatagatagatagataaccCTCCACATTAATATGTTATTGGAATTACTAATGAGACATTAAGATGTAAGAAATATTCGTTGTTAAAGCTGATGAAGACTGAACTAACTTTCACCACTTTAAACACAGCTGGGGTATTAAGTCtatcaaatttattttaatttagtgGCTGATCTCATTTTTATGCCCTGCAGAAAAATCTGTAACTTCAGCTGTTgactaaatgtaaaaatgtgcagaaaaacattGTGAAGTTCTTCAGTAGAGTCCTCAAGTACATGCATTTAGTTATTTTCCACCTACAGTTCCTAAGTTAATATTCAATCTgtgtattttcttctttttcccagATTTTTGGACCAGTCCAGCAGATCATGAAGTTTAAAACTATCGAGGAAGTGATCGAAAGAGCCAACAACTCGGATTATGGTTTGGTTGCTGCTGTATTCACCAGTGACATCAACAAAGCCATGACCATATCCACCGCCATGCAGGCTGGCACTGTCTGGTACGTTCCATCTGCTGCCTTTCTTTGGCTGCAATCAGGAATATTTTTCATGTGGGAAGTATCAACCATTTCAGTTTCCGCCATCTAGAAACTGTAAACTGGCAACGCGCCACTTTGCTATCATTACACAGGCCACAAAGACGtgctttccttcctttttttccccacagctAAGACATTCAAGAACTATCAGAAGTAATATGCCACTACAAAACAACAGCTCCAAccataaattaataaatgtaaattGACACCCTAATTTAATAATTTGGAGAAATGAAATGGTCCTAAAATGTTACTTGTTGAGTTCACTCAAAATTGTTGTATTTCTTTTGTAATTACCTACAGATGGTTATGAGTAGGGCTAGAAGTATAGCTTACATACAGCGTCTGCCAGAAATGTTTCACCACTTGTGAGAGTCGACCGCAACCCTCTACTAGCTGAGGAAACATTTATCTACCTTCTCCTTCATCGCTGATGCCGCCCCAATCACCATCCTACCACCATCACAAATGCAAAACATGCAGTGTTATTACCAGCTTTTCCAGATACAAACTTTTCTCTTAAAGTGTCAAAGCACAAACCTTATGCTCAGATTTCTTCACTCTCCTCTATATGGTTGAAATAGCCACATTTATAAGTGTAGATTTCAGAGTGTCTCCTCCTCAGTATTTAGAACAGCTGATTTATGTTTGGATGGATGTAATGTTTCTCATAGATGCAACAGTGCCTCAGACAGGGATGGgtcttttatttctgctgtattttttataGCTCCCAAAACATGAATATGAATCATGCAAACTCTGAATTATGTGCATGAAAATTCACCATAATGCAGGATAATGAAGATTTAGACACTCCAAAACCTACACCCATGGCTACATTTTCTCAGCTTCTTCTATGTTAAGGGTTACTGTAAGGAAATTCTGCTCGTTCAAACTCTTTCCTCCCAATTTCCCCactttgacatgtttttttccatcCTCTTCTTTATTTCTCCTTCCCGGCGTCCTCTCACTCGCTCCGTCACTGGCAGCTGTAATTAGTAAATGCACAAATATACAACCTGTCAACATTCAGCTGTGTTTTCTAAGCAGTAATAGAATTATAAAATCAAGTTCAGAGGCTTTCAAAGATTGCGGTGATGATGGCAGTTTCTTTTTCACATCAGTCTTCCTGCTCTAAATGCAGCTTTGATAGCGCTGCTTTGGACAAAGTTATGTTAAATTTTAGAGCAAACCGCAGGAGTCAAATGCTCAAGAATGAtcaatgttttgtgtatttccCAGGATAAACTGCTTCAACGCTCTGAGCACACAGTGTCCGTTTGGAGGATATAAAATGTCTGGCAACGGACGTGAATTGTGAGTATGACTTGGTCATCTGCCCACTCAATATACACAAATTAACCACAATATCACAAATACTGACTTGGTGTTTTGAAAACCTACTTTCCCAAATTGCTTAACATCACATCAATCTTTATCTAAGAGGATATTGCAATATTTGTGCTCCCAAGAGTCTCCAGCAGTGTATACACAATCTGTCATCGCTGCTCTCAGCTTCAGAGCTCCAACGACATGAGCAGCATTGTTCCCGTTTCTCTGTTTCAGGGGAGAAAGCGGTTTGAAGGAGTACTCAGAAGTGAAGACCATCACGATGAAGATGGTTGCCAAGAACTCTTAAGGCAGCCACACTTTTTAATCGGGAGGGGGTTGTGTCTTCCTTGTCACCGCCTCTTGTCAGTCCGTCCAgggtggcaaaaaaaaaccacactgaCCATCTAAACTGGTTATCTCCATGGTAACGACAGGCTGTACCCACTCGCTGCCTCCAGTCTCCTCCATCAACTTGGACAGTCAGCCAGTCTCTGTCCGGCTTTCTCCATCCACCTCCAATCTGTGGACTGTCTCTCGTCTTAACCGACAACCACTGAACTACACCTCTCATTCCGTTTACCTCCTCCACTAACTACACTAAAGCACTCACAGAGACGATGGGGGCGGCTGCTCCAACGACAGATCCCGATAACAACGCCCTTCCCGGCCGCTGCACCCTGATCCTTGCCCCTCCTCCCAGATGCTGGATGCTCAGAGACTCCGTCGCCGCACTTGCAATCAACCCTTTACTAGCAAATTGTCATGTGTGTCTTGTCATGTGTGTCGggaggcagtttttttttctttgtactgTGCGGTATGATCAGCAAAAACCTCATGTGTCATTGTCTTGGTTAGAATTTATGCGAGCACGTCAGCTCACTCAAGACCACTGATGTTGTCAGCCCTAGACATGAATGGATGAAATGttaattcagaattaaattTGATTTCTAATTgtctttgtttatattttagcTCATATGACTTAACACTGTATGTCGACCTTTGACTGATGTAAACGGGAAAGATTTTAACCTCTTAAAAGCATTTTACTCTCACCTGCTAAAAGAGGAGTAGATGTATTTTAAACTTTATGTAACTGATTTTCATTGATGTCCATCTATGTTTATGTTTATACAATCATATGCTATAAAATTATAAAATGACCATAGTTTTTTTGAGTAaaaccctttttttttcctggaaaacATTTGAGTGTTTGCTACATTTTTCAAAACTCACTATTTCACCATCCAACTGTCTTGCTTCTCAGGATGTTACACATTTAGGCTTAAATCACATTTAACTCTCGTGCTTTCCTGCGGGTCagattgacccattttaaagtttgaaaacgtaggggaaaaaatattttcacagtgaaacttctgatgtccaaattttcaacatttttgggaaatttttgaacattttttggtggaaaaaaagaaatgttaaaaatatttctcaaGAACATTGacgaaaaatcaaccaaaatccagtgaaattcgaagttttactgatacacatgtaatcattttaaacatttttactcattttgttttggaagatttttctcattttttaaaaatattgacaagaattttcttgccaaatttgggggatttttttttaatcaaatttttaatggaaactttaaaggcattatttgaattttcttcctgaacattttgcaaattttcagaaatttgaggaatttttttggctgaattttgggatttttttcagacaaggaaaatattttttggttcttgtaaatgaagacaacaggagggttaatgtcaACTACTCTGCCACAGATCTGGGCCAAAATATCTCCCTGTAACAAGATTAGTTATATTCAAAATTCTTACACTGATGCAGCTTACACTGAGATAAAGTGGCccaaaattcaaatttttattaAACATATGTGCATGTTGAACGCATTATGGTATCTCTCTCCACTCaccaatgtgttttttgttactTCTCCTGCACCCATTTCAGATGTTATAGTCGCTTTAAATGGGAGTTATCATTGCGGATTCAAGTGTCTCTTGGATGTTTGGCCTTTGTTATGCAGACTgttgtataaaaataataataataaactttatttccaTAGCACCATCCAAAATCATAGTTAGAAGGTGCATTACAACactttaaaatatgcaaaacattcaaaagcaactataaaacattaaaagaagtCAATAAAGCTTAAGTAACAacaattaaattaatcataaatggCAATAATAAAAGAGATAAGTATTGTACAAATGCCtgggtttttaaaaactttcTAAAATGAGTTACCGACTGACAGTCAAATGAAAGCTGGAAATGCAAGGTGctttagaaaacattaaatcatggaAACATTcaaaagcagcaataaaatattaaaaagagacaataaaactaaattaatgactaataaaaagtaaaacattaaacagGGCAATAATACAAGATtagaaaagtaataaaatatgatgcaaaTATACAGGTGGATTGTTAAAGGATTGCTGAACTGAAGCAGCTGATTCTCTGACCTGGGAGGTCCTGAAGTAGAATAAGGGGTTTAAAATCCTGATGTGTAGAGGGAAGCCAGACCATGTAGAGATTCAAAAGTAATGATGGAGGAGTTGTTAACAGTGCTTTTGCGGAATATTGGTTTGACCTTTGCAATGTTTCTaaagagggctgcacagtgaagacACTGTGGATCCCAAGATCCACTTCTAGcttcttgcagctagaagatccacgGTTTGTGTctcggccttcctgggatctttctgcatggagtttgcatgtttttcctgtgcatgagtgggttttctccgtgtactttggcttcctcccacattcaagaaacatgctgaagttaactgataattctaaattgttcatagGTGTGAACAGGCCTGGAGTGGCCAATTGGGAGGACCGGACACTTCCCGGTGGGCcagtctgatgtttgggccgcAAGGGCCGgtgttcactttttgttttgttttgtgtttttttgagcCAGTGCTCAGTTATGGCACTGGGCTGACTACGTATACTGCCGCAACGGTTCCTGGCCTTGGCCGCCTCCGCCTCCACTGGCAGCtcttctttctattttttttgcagGCGCACCCTCACGTAACACGTCCCTACCATACAGTCTATGATCCGTGCGcacggtcagaggtgtttgtaagatggaaaatagaagggGCACGGAGAAGGCAAGAattgatgaaaaaaagaaagctcTTTAAACACAAACAGCCTAATGCACTGAAATTGTAGactttgatattttattccaacagtggtcaaaaaaataaaagaaatcacatttattacagccccggaggtagggagtttataaaacctgttgaaagagtgtCTGTCCGTATGCGACGCTACTCGGAAAAACAGCGAACAcacccgtatacaaacagggataatgtTATTGGTCAAAGCTAGTcggccttctattggttgacagcgttgatacacaaaaaatccgagagcagagcagagatctgtgagcagaagttccgtgagagcaagaggaagagtttgagtttgagcgcaggaaatctgcgcaagcagcatcgtaaccgagtgcgaggacacagtCTGAGCAcacgcagagcaaatttgagcgcgagagcaaagttctgagagacaatatcacgaaatctgagaatgaaatcgataaatgctgccctcaaatcaatttaaaatgctcttgaattatgataggaaatttattccataaaattgcccgtaggtgtaaATCTGagtgtgctttgtgtttgtttgtctgtatatgtagccctgcgacagacttacgacctgtccagggtgtcccctgccttcacccgagtcagctgagataggctccagctccccccgcgaccctagtgaggataaatgtgtatagagaatggatggatggatggaagtttacaacaacacaacatgtgaggtggttaaaagcaaatgggtgttaggaaaataaaaataaataaacagaactaaaagtgaacttcacgttgatattgatgggcattccagccaggaacaaagtaaaagatcttcaatacaaaaaaaaccctcttcctgttcacctc
This genomic interval from Acanthochromis polyacanthus isolate Apoly-LR-REF ecotype Palm Island chromosome 2, KAUST_Apoly_ChrSc, whole genome shotgun sequence contains the following:
- the aldh1a2 gene encoding retinal dehydrogenase 2; protein product: MTSSKIEIPGEVKSDPAALMASLQLMPSPVPNPEIKYTKIFINNEWQDSVSGKVFPVYNPATGEQICEVQEADKADVDKAVQAARLAFSLGSVWRRMDASERGRLLSKLADLVERDSVYLATIESLDSGKPFLPTLFVDLQGTIKTLRYFAGYADKIHGTSIPMDGEYLTFTRYEPIGVCGQIIPWNFPLVMTAWKLGPALACGNTVVLKPAEQTPLTCLYIAALSKEAGFPPGVINILPGFGPTAGAAIASHMGIDKVAFTGSTEVGKLIQEAAGKSNLKRVTLELGGKNPNIIFADADLDLAVEQAHQGVFFNAGQCCTAGSRIYVEEPLYDEFVRRSVERAKRRIVGSPFDPTTEQGPQISREQQNRVLEFIQSGISEGAKLECGGKALGLKGFFIEPTVFSSVRDDMRIAREEIFGPVQQIMKFKTIEEVIERANNSDYGLVAAVFTSDINKAMTISTAMQAGTVWINCFNALSTQCPFGGYKMSGNGRELGESGLKEYSEVKTITMKMVAKNS